One Oscillospiraceae bacterium genomic window carries:
- a CDS encoding glycoside hydrolase family 3 C-terminal domain-containing protein, with product MKEKLSELTTEEKAALLAGTDFMHTNSIPRLGIPSLNMADGPHGLRKQTSTQATDNGASVPATSFPTAATVASSWNPDYSYEIGCAIAKECRHYGVDILLGPGINIKRSPLCGRNFEYFSEDPLLAGKMGIAEVRGVQSEGVGVSVKHFALNNSENFRNLGDSVADDRALREIYLKAFEMVVKEAKPFTLMCAYNKINGEYCSENEWLLTRVLRREWGFDGAVMSDWGATHDRVKGVASGLDLEMPGDTDICRKWITDAVKSGDLGKEALDSAVGHVLALIEKCRAKKETGTPADFDAHHILAAEIAADSAVLLKNDGSLPLCKDKQIFIAGDLFCKMRYQGSGSSLVNPTSVTSPKDAFDKRNIRYSFAKGYSENKTEPENDLIAEAIRKGEKFERVFVFAGLTDTVESEGFDRPNMRLPDNQISLIEALVKTGKKINLVLFGGAPIELPFADDVSSVLMMYLPGQNGGEATAKLLFGEAVPSGKLAETWPLTSDDVPYSDAFGKSALEVYKESIFVGYRYYTTVKKKVRYAFGFGLSYTTFEYSELRVVRAGSKFTVSCRIMNTGEQAAADVVMLFVKAPGTDVFKPEHELRAFQKVFLEAGESRVISMELPVYDLRFYLIKEKRWVLESGEYEFRICSDSETVRLIQTAAIEGESIPAPYSERVTNAYSGDVSGISDEIFEEMSGLKISSFPPSKLISVESRFSDLNQTVIGRILYSAVLSVAKNQLKKAKKFPEGTERDNKIKSALFLERALDSNSLISMSMSSGKAFPYHFAQGFAAAANGHLIKSIKSFCTGVKAPNLPKDEEKIK from the coding sequence GTGAAGGAAAAACTGTCTGAACTGACAACAGAGGAAAAAGCGGCGCTTCTTGCGGGAACCGATTTTATGCATACAAATTCGATCCCGCGTCTCGGTATCCCTTCGCTTAATATGGCGGACGGACCGCACGGTCTGCGTAAGCAAACGAGCACACAAGCCACAGACAACGGCGCAAGCGTACCGGCGACATCATTTCCGACAGCCGCAACGGTTGCATCAAGCTGGAATCCGGATTATTCATATGAAATCGGATGTGCGATTGCAAAAGAATGCCGTCATTACGGTGTAGATATCCTGCTCGGCCCCGGAATCAATATCAAACGCAGTCCGCTCTGCGGCAGAAACTTCGAGTATTTCTCGGAAGATCCGCTTCTTGCGGGGAAAATGGGAATTGCGGAAGTCCGCGGTGTGCAAAGTGAAGGTGTCGGCGTATCGGTGAAACATTTTGCTCTGAATAACAGTGAAAACTTCCGCAACCTCGGTGATAGTGTTGCCGATGACCGCGCTTTGAGAGAAATTTATCTGAAAGCGTTTGAGATGGTGGTAAAAGAAGCAAAGCCGTTCACGCTGATGTGCGCTTATAACAAAATCAATGGCGAATACTGTTCGGAAAACGAGTGGCTTCTCACTCGAGTGCTTCGGCGCGAATGGGGATTTGACGGAGCGGTGATGAGTGATTGGGGTGCGACGCATGACCGTGTGAAGGGCGTTGCTTCGGGACTTGATCTCGAGATGCCCGGCGATACCGATATCTGCCGGAAATGGATCACAGACGCGGTAAAGAGTGGAGATCTCGGCAAAGAAGCCCTTGATTCGGCGGTTGGGCATGTTCTTGCGCTGATAGAAAAATGCAGGGCGAAAAAGGAAACCGGGACGCCTGCCGACTTTGATGCGCATCATATACTTGCAGCTGAAATCGCAGCGGACAGCGCCGTTCTTTTGAAAAATGACGGTTCGCTGCCTCTTTGTAAAGACAAGCAAATATTCATAGCCGGCGATCTTTTTTGCAAAATGCGTTATCAGGGCTCGGGCAGCTCATTGGTTAACCCGACATCCGTAACCTCACCGAAAGATGCCTTTGACAAGCGGAATATTAGATATTCCTTTGCAAAAGGATATTCGGAAAATAAAACCGAACCCGAGAACGATTTGATTGCCGAGGCAATACGCAAAGGAGAAAAATTTGAACGGGTCTTCGTTTTCGCGGGACTCACCGATACTGTTGAGAGCGAAGGCTTCGACAGGCCGAACATGCGTCTGCCGGATAATCAGATTTCTTTGATTGAAGCGCTTGTCAAAACCGGTAAAAAGATTAATCTCGTTTTATTCGGAGGCGCTCCCATTGAACTGCCCTTTGCCGATGACGTGTCGTCTGTTTTGATGATGTATCTTCCGGGGCAGAACGGCGGTGAGGCAACCGCAAAACTTTTGTTCGGCGAGGCGGTGCCGAGCGGGAAACTCGCCGAGACCTGGCCGCTTACATCCGACGATGTACCTTACAGCGATGCATTCGGAAAGAGCGCGCTCGAGGTCTATAAGGAAAGCATCTTTGTCGGATATCGTTATTACACAACCGTAAAAAAGAAAGTCCGTTACGCGTTCGGATTCGGACTTTCATATACGACGTTCGAATACAGCGAACTGCGTGTTGTCCGTGCAGGCTCAAAGTTTACGGTGAGCTGCCGCATCATGAACACAGGCGAACAGGCGGCAGCCGATGTAGTGATGTTATTCGTGAAAGCTCCGGGGACCGATGTGTTTAAACCCGAACACGAACTCCGCGCATTTCAAAAAGTGTTCCTTGAAGCGGGAGAAAGCCGTGTCATTTCAATGGAACTGCCGGTATACGACCTTCGCTTTTACCTCATTAAGGAAAAACGATGGGTACTCGAAAGCGGTGAATATGAATTCCGGATTTGCTCCGATTCGGAAACGGTTCGCCTTATTCAGACGGCTGCCATTGAAGGTGAATCCATTCCCGCGCCATATTCCGAACGGGTAACGAATGCATATTCCGGCGATGTTTCCGGGATATCCGATGAAATATTCGAAGAAATGAGCGGATTGAAAATCTCATCGTTCCCACCTTCTAAACTGATTTCCGTTGAAAGCCGCTTTTCCGATTTAAATCAAACCGTTATTGGCAGGATATTGTATTCTGCTGTCTTATCAGTGGCAAAAAATCAGCTGAAAAAAGCAAAAAAGTTCCCCGAGGGAACAGAACGCGACAACAAGATCAAAAGTGCGCTTTTCTTAGAGAGAGCTCTTGATTCAAATTCGCTCATATCCATGTCGATGTCGTCGGGCAAAGCGTTTCCGTATCATTTCGCACAAGGATTTGCGGCAGCAGCGAACGGACATCTGATCAAAAGCATCAAAAGTTTCTGCACCGGTGTAAAAGCACCGAATCTGCCGAAAGATGAGGAAAAAATAAAATGA